A region of Streptomyces sp. R44 DNA encodes the following proteins:
- a CDS encoding bifunctional serine/threonine-protein kinase/glutamate ABC transporter substrate-binding protein, producing MGTVWRARDLALHREVALKEVRPPDPALAEYAPDAARELRVRVLREARALARVAHPQVVTIHHIVDGGEGTYPWLVMELVDGGSLQDRLDRGTLTPGEAATLGRGILSGLRAAHAVGIQHRDIKPANILLRPDGRPVLTDFGIAAVHGATALTAAGSIIGTPDYMAPERVGGEEGGPSADLWSLAMTLYVAVEGHHPLRRANTLATLAAVLGEDVPPPHRAGPLTPALTEVLVRDPEARPDGETLDRLLAAAETEGPGKTADDAAEPRDTAPTPPDTATSYRLAPPAPSAPRKRRGAVYAGAAAAVALSGVLVWSLLPDGNGGSDDDRTAGKNGDRPSSAASTSTGTGTGTGTGTATKPGSGLTVGIKFDQPGLGLKRPDGTYTGLDVDVATYIAGALGYKPGDVTWKQVPGSLRESALARGDVDLVVATYAINDKRKKQVDFAGPYLVAHQDVLLPEDSPVAKPADLNDRKVCAAAGTTSALTIRTLIAPRARVQTYDTYTQCIVAMNAGLVDAITTDDALLAGYAAQDGSQGGFKLAGFRLTEERYGVGLRKGSPLRARVQTAIARMITDGSWDKAVEKNLPLLHADRPPITD from the coding sequence ATGGGCACCGTGTGGCGGGCCAGGGACCTGGCCCTGCACCGGGAGGTGGCGCTCAAGGAGGTACGCCCGCCGGACCCCGCGCTCGCCGAGTACGCCCCCGACGCCGCCCGGGAGCTCCGCGTCCGGGTGCTGCGCGAGGCGAGGGCACTCGCGCGCGTGGCGCACCCGCAGGTGGTGACCATCCATCACATCGTGGACGGCGGCGAGGGCACCTACCCCTGGCTCGTGATGGAGCTGGTCGACGGCGGTTCGCTCCAGGACCGCCTCGATCGCGGCACCCTCACGCCCGGCGAGGCGGCCACGCTGGGGCGCGGGATCCTCTCGGGTCTGCGGGCCGCTCACGCGGTGGGCATCCAGCACCGGGACATCAAGCCCGCGAACATCCTGCTCCGGCCGGACGGCCGGCCGGTCCTCACCGACTTCGGCATCGCAGCTGTCCACGGCGCGACCGCCCTGACCGCCGCGGGCTCGATCATCGGCACGCCCGACTACATGGCGCCGGAGCGCGTCGGCGGCGAGGAGGGCGGGCCGTCCGCCGACCTCTGGTCACTGGCGATGACGCTGTACGTGGCGGTGGAGGGCCACCATCCGCTGCGGCGGGCCAACACGCTCGCCACGCTCGCGGCCGTACTCGGCGAGGACGTCCCGCCGCCCCACCGGGCGGGGCCGCTGACCCCGGCGCTGACGGAGGTACTCGTACGGGACCCGGAGGCGCGCCCGGACGGCGAGACGCTGGACCGGCTGCTGGCCGCGGCGGAGACCGAAGGTCCCGGTAAGACGGCCGACGACGCCGCCGAGCCACGTGACACGGCTCCCACGCCGCCCGACACCGCCACCTCCTACCGCCTCGCGCCACCGGCACCGTCCGCCCCGCGGAAGCGCCGCGGCGCGGTGTACGCCGGGGCCGCCGCGGCGGTGGCCCTGAGCGGCGTCCTCGTCTGGAGCCTCCTGCCCGACGGCAACGGCGGCTCGGACGACGACCGCACCGCGGGCAAGAACGGCGACCGGCCGTCCTCCGCCGCCTCCACAAGCACAGGGACGGGGACGGGCACGGGCACGGGCACGGCCACGAAACCCGGTTCCGGCCTCACCGTCGGGATCAAGTTCGACCAGCCCGGCCTTGGCCTGAAGCGACCGGACGGCACGTACACGGGTCTCGACGTGGACGTGGCCACCTACATCGCCGGCGCGCTCGGCTACAAGCCCGGTGACGTGACCTGGAAGCAAGTACCCGGTTCCCTGCGGGAGTCGGCGCTCGCCCGCGGCGACGTCGACCTCGTCGTGGCGACGTACGCGATCAACGACAAGCGCAAGAAACAGGTCGACTTCGCCGGTCCCTACCTCGTCGCCCATCAGGACGTCCTGCTGCCGGAAGACTCCCCCGTCGCCAAACCGGCCGACCTGAACGACCGGAAGGTCTGCGCGGCCGCCGGCACCACCTCCGCGCTCACCATCCGGACGCTGATCGCCCCGCGGGCACGGGTCCAGACGTACGACACCTACACGCAGTGCATCGTGGCGATGAACGCGGGCCTGGTCGACGCCATCACCACCGACGACGCGCTGCTCGCCGGGTACGCGGCACAGGACGGCTCCCAGGGCGGGTTCAAGCTCGCGGGCTTCCGCCTCACCGAGGAGCGCTACGGCGTCGGCCTGCGCAAGGGCAGCCCTCTGCGGGCCCGGGTCCAGACCGCGATCGCACGGATGATCACCGACGGCTCCTGGGACAAGGCCGTCGAGAAGAACCTCCCGCTTCTGCACGCGGACCGGCCTCCGATCACCGACTGA
- a CDS encoding DEAD/DEAH box helicase, with protein sequence MSLSHGSHEPAREPAPREPSPTHELLLHPAVFLPADPPRAGRIGFWSPDGEPLPDAADASPGDTAITVVDGDSLRAVTVPARTLSVRDALPLLARARFSDTASPAAAFWGAASLLALNLVSRGLLLPGLTPGDHDAWRAGPLGPAELAELRTLAASMPPAAHAVPLTVPVPEPGGVPESGAVPPIGDEPLMLPEPEALLRAFADAVADTLPRTPAAPLAAGGPAFAADAPQSLPEQRPWAADVAAVHDAGVRLSLRLELPGFSAEAREAPAFRAVLQLHGVADPTLVADAAEVWAGSGRAGAAFGPRARMDALLALRRAARAWAPLSPLLSAAVPDTVELADEEVAELLGPAAEALAASGVQIHWPRELADRLTAGAVIGPQEAGAGRSGLRDGVGRAIDGAEASGSADTNDSSEVDGSSEAHGSSEADGSSEADGSSEADGSFEADGAEAFGSARASALPSFLAADSLLAFNWRFAVGDHELSRAELDRLAEAGRPLVRLRDRWVLVDPAEVRRARAHQDRKVTPVDALSAVLTGTTEIDGRTVEVAATGWLERLRARLAEPEGDRPEITQPPALAATLRDYQLRGLDWLHRMTSLGLGGCLADDMGLGKTITVIALHLHRQTDPASAGPTLVVCPTSLMGNWQREIEKFAPGTPVRRFHGAARDLEEVAEGGFVLTTYGTMRLDAERLAARNWGLVVADEAQHVKNPYSATARQLRTIGARARVALSGTPVENNLSELWAILDWTTPGLLGSLGAFRTRFAAAVEGGQDPAAAERLGALVRPFLLRRRKSDPGIAPELPPKTETDRTVSLTPEQTGLYEAVVRETLAAIAEADGMERRGLVVKLLTGLKQICNHPAQYLKEEQPRIEGRSGKLELLDELLDTILAEGACTLVFTQYVGMARLLEAHLAARGVRTQFLHGGTPVAEREAMVTRFQSGDVPVFLLSLKAAGTGLNLTRAEHVVHYDRWWNPAVEAQATDRAYRIGQDRPVQVHRLIAEGTIEDRIAAMLDRKRELADTVLGSGGDAPPELTELTDAELAELVRLRGDGR encoded by the coding sequence TTGTCGCTCTCGCACGGATCCCATGAACCGGCCCGCGAACCCGCCCCCCGAGAACCCTCCCCCACACACGAACTCCTGCTTCACCCCGCCGTCTTCCTCCCCGCCGATCCGCCCCGCGCCGGACGGATCGGCTTCTGGTCGCCGGACGGCGAGCCCCTGCCGGACGCCGCCGACGCTTCCCCGGGCGACACGGCGATCACGGTCGTGGACGGCGACTCGCTCCGGGCCGTGACCGTCCCCGCCCGCACCCTGTCCGTACGGGACGCCCTGCCGTTGCTCGCCCGCGCCCGGTTCTCGGACACCGCCTCCCCCGCGGCCGCCTTCTGGGGCGCCGCGTCGCTTCTCGCCCTGAACCTCGTCTCGCGCGGTCTGCTGCTGCCCGGCCTCACGCCCGGCGACCACGACGCCTGGCGCGCCGGACCGCTCGGCCCCGCGGAGCTGGCCGAACTCCGCACCCTCGCCGCCTCGATGCCACCCGCGGCGCATGCCGTACCTCTGACCGTCCCCGTACCCGAGCCCGGGGGCGTGCCCGAGTCCGGCGCCGTACCGCCGATCGGCGACGAACCGCTGATGCTGCCCGAGCCCGAGGCGCTGCTCCGGGCCTTCGCCGACGCGGTGGCCGACACGCTGCCCCGTACCCCGGCGGCACCGCTCGCCGCCGGCGGGCCCGCCTTCGCGGCCGACGCACCGCAGAGCCTGCCCGAACAGCGCCCCTGGGCCGCCGACGTGGCGGCGGTGCACGACGCGGGCGTCCGGCTCTCCCTCCGGCTCGAACTGCCCGGCTTCAGCGCGGAGGCGCGGGAGGCACCCGCCTTCCGGGCGGTGCTCCAGCTGCACGGGGTCGCCGACCCGACCCTGGTCGCGGACGCGGCGGAGGTGTGGGCGGGCTCCGGCCGGGCCGGGGCCGCGTTCGGCCCCCGCGCCCGGATGGACGCCCTCCTCGCGCTCCGGCGCGCCGCCCGGGCCTGGGCCCCGCTGTCCCCGCTCCTGTCGGCGGCCGTGCCCGACACCGTCGAACTCGCCGACGAGGAGGTCGCGGAGCTCCTCGGCCCGGCCGCCGAGGCCCTCGCGGCATCGGGCGTCCAGATCCACTGGCCGCGCGAGCTCGCGGACCGGCTGACCGCCGGCGCGGTGATCGGCCCGCAGGAAGCCGGAGCCGGGAGGTCAGGGCTCCGTGACGGCGTCGGACGCGCCATCGATGGCGCGGAAGCATCGGGCTCCGCCGACACAAACGACTCCTCCGAGGTCGACGGATCCTCCGAGGCCCACGGCTCCTCCGAGGCCGACGGCTCCTCCGAGGCCGACGGCTCCTCCGAGGCCGACGGCTCCTTCGAGGCCGACGGCGCGGAGGCTTTCGGCTCCGCCCGTGCCTCCGCCCTGCCGTCCTTCCTCGCCGCGGACTCCCTGCTCGCCTTCAACTGGCGCTTCGCGGTGGGCGACCACGAGCTCTCCCGGGCCGAGCTCGACCGGCTCGCCGAGGCCGGACGGCCACTGGTCCGGCTGCGCGACCGCTGGGTCCTCGTCGATCCGGCCGAGGTGCGCCGGGCCCGCGCCCACCAGGACCGCAAGGTCACTCCGGTGGACGCCCTCTCGGCCGTCCTCACCGGCACGACCGAGATCGACGGACGCACCGTCGAGGTGGCCGCCACCGGCTGGCTGGAGCGACTGCGGGCGCGTCTCGCCGAACCCGAGGGCGACCGGCCGGAGATCACCCAGCCCCCGGCGCTCGCCGCGACCCTGCGCGACTACCAGCTGCGCGGGCTCGACTGGCTCCACCGGATGACCTCGCTCGGCCTCGGTGGCTGTCTGGCCGACGACATGGGCCTCGGCAAGACGATCACCGTGATCGCCCTGCATCTGCACCGGCAGACCGACCCGGCGTCCGCCGGCCCCACCCTCGTCGTCTGTCCGACCTCGCTCATGGGCAACTGGCAGCGGGAGATCGAGAAGTTCGCCCCGGGCACACCGGTGCGCCGCTTCCACGGCGCGGCCCGTGACCTGGAGGAGGTCGCCGAGGGCGGCTTCGTGCTCACCACGTACGGCACGATGCGCCTGGACGCCGAACGGCTCGCCGCCCGGAACTGGGGCCTCGTCGTCGCGGACGAGGCCCAGCACGTCAAGAACCCGTACTCGGCGACGGCCCGTCAACTGCGGACCATCGGCGCACGCGCGCGCGTGGCGCTGTCCGGCACGCCGGTGGAGAACAACCTCTCCGAGCTGTGGGCGATCCTCGACTGGACCACGCCGGGCCTGCTCGGCAGCCTGGGTGCCTTCCGGACCCGCTTCGCCGCCGCCGTCGAGGGCGGACAGGACCCGGCCGCCGCCGAGCGGCTCGGCGCACTCGTACGCCCCTTCCTGCTGCGCCGACGCAAATCCGACCCCGGCATCGCCCCCGAGCTGCCGCCGAAGACCGAGACCGACCGGACCGTCTCCCTGACGCCGGAACAGACCGGTCTGTACGAGGCGGTGGTGCGGGAGACCCTTGCGGCGATCGCCGAGGCCGACGGCATGGAGCGCCGGGGCCTGGTCGTGAAGCTCCTGACGGGCCTCAAGCAGATCTGCAACCACCCCGCCCAGTACCTCAAGGAGGAGCAGCCGAGGATCGAGGGCCGCTCGGGCAAGCTGGAGCTGCTCGACGAACTCCTCGACACCATCCTCGCCGAGGGCGCGTGCACCCTGGTCTTCACCCAGTACGTGGGGATGGCCCGGCTCCTGGAGGCGCACCTCGCGGCTCGGGGCGTGCGCACGCAGTTCCTGCACGGCGGCACGCCGGTCGCCGAACGCGAGGCGATGGTCACCCGCTTCCAGAGCGGGGACGTCCCTGTCTTCCTGCTCTCCCTGAAGGCCGCCGGGACGGGGCTCAACCTGACCCGCGCCGAACACGTCGTGCACTACGACCGGTGGTGGAACCCGGCGGTGGAGGCACAGGCCACCGACCGTGCGTACCGGATCGGGCAGGACAGGCCGGTGCAGGTCCACCGGCTGATCGCCGAGGGCACCATCGAGGACCGGATCGCCGCGATGCTCGACCGCAAGCGCGAACTGGCGGACACCGTCCTCGGAAGCGGCGGGGACGCGCCGCCGGAACTGACCGAACTGACCGATGCCGAACTGGCGGAGCTGGTGCGACTGCGAGGGGACGGACGATGA
- a CDS encoding MHYT domain-containing protein, with translation MGHLDHATFGWLTPVLSYAMACIGAALGLRCTVRALDATGRSRRNWLLTAASAIGTGIWTMHFVAMLGFGVTGTDIRYDVPLTILSLVIAMAVVGVGVFAVGYGRDRVRSLLIGGLTTGIGVASMHYMGMAALRLHGQVRYDPLLVGLSVLIAVVAATAALWAALNIHAPAAVAVASLVMGAAVSSMHYTGMFAVRVDVVPSGATLPGATVMQFIFPLAVGLGSYLFITSAFVALSPTARERAAYASAGRLTEPDEHAVDVAPPGFRTPEAARTPTT, from the coding sequence ATGGGACACCTGGACCACGCCACCTTCGGCTGGCTGACACCCGTGCTGTCGTACGCGATGGCCTGCATCGGCGCAGCCCTCGGGCTGCGCTGCACCGTACGAGCGCTCGACGCGACCGGCAGGTCACGGCGCAACTGGCTGCTGACCGCCGCCTCCGCGATCGGCACCGGCATCTGGACGATGCACTTCGTGGCGATGCTCGGATTCGGCGTGACGGGCACCGACATCCGCTACGACGTTCCGCTCACCATCCTCAGCCTCGTCATCGCGATGGCCGTCGTCGGCGTCGGAGTCTTCGCCGTCGGCTACGGACGCGACCGGGTCCGTTCCCTCCTGATCGGCGGGCTGACCACGGGCATCGGTGTGGCGAGCATGCACTACATGGGCATGGCCGCGCTCCGGCTCCACGGCCAGGTGCGGTACGACCCGCTGCTCGTCGGCCTCTCGGTGCTGATCGCCGTCGTCGCCGCCACGGCCGCGCTCTGGGCGGCGCTCAACATCCACGCGCCCGCCGCCGTGGCCGTCGCCTCGCTCGTGATGGGCGCGGCCGTCAGCAGCATGCACTACACCGGCATGTTCGCGGTGCGGGTCGATGTCGTCCCCTCCGGGGCCACCCTCCCGGGAGCCACGGTCATGCAGTTCATCTTCCCGCTCGCCGTCGGCCTCGGCTCGTACCTCTTCATCACCTCCGCCTTCGTCGCCCTCTCCCCGACGGCCAGGGAACGCGCCGCCTACGCCTCCGCCGGACGCCTCACCGAACCGGACGAACACGCGGTGGACGTCGCACCACCCGGCTTCCGCACCCCGGAAGCAGCCCGCACACCGACGACCTGA
- a CDS encoding SWF or SNF family helicase, translating to MSAYGEAHGHGRGQGRGDDERTFEALPPVHGGGFTRTWWGRAWLKALEDSALDGPRALKAGRRHARGGAVGAVSVRPGRITALVKDRDGTAYRADVLVREFSEEQWERLLGLAVDSAGHIAALLDRDMPPHLVEDAAAAGLDLLPGIGDLDPECGCEAWDHCAHTAALCYQVARLLDEDPFVLLLMRGRGERTLLEQLQERSAARAAAPSARGGEETGGGFDGAGGMPGVSAEEVFAAAFLVPPLPAPPAVPAAPGRSPSLDTDTPPEPGVDPAALEFLAQDAATRAYRLLGAVLGAGGAHGTTADPIEAPPTVAQDAVRLAAGAPVPWIAGRLASGSGRSLTELDLATRAWRFGGAAALAVLEEEWTPDAEALDRAGARLAGAWADDERPVLRRAGGARWTVVGAEAQLRLGEDGRWWPYRKAGARWSPAGPADRDPAAALATAFAAGATGGGG from the coding sequence ATGAGCGCGTACGGAGAGGCCCACGGTCACGGTCGTGGCCAGGGCCGTGGGGACGACGAACGGACCTTCGAGGCGCTGCCGCCGGTGCACGGTGGCGGGTTCACCCGCACCTGGTGGGGACGCGCGTGGCTGAAGGCCCTGGAGGACTCGGCGCTCGACGGCCCCCGCGCCCTCAAGGCGGGACGCCGCCACGCGCGCGGGGGGGCGGTGGGTGCCGTCTCGGTGCGGCCCGGCCGGATCACGGCCTTGGTCAAGGACCGCGACGGCACGGCCTACCGCGCCGACGTGCTGGTGCGGGAGTTCTCGGAGGAGCAGTGGGAGCGGCTCCTCGGCCTCGCCGTGGACAGCGCGGGCCACATCGCCGCGCTGCTCGACCGCGACATGCCGCCGCACCTGGTGGAGGACGCGGCGGCGGCCGGGCTCGACCTGCTGCCGGGCATCGGGGATCTGGACCCGGAGTGCGGCTGCGAGGCCTGGGACCACTGCGCGCACACGGCGGCGCTCTGCTATCAGGTCGCCCGCCTCCTCGACGAGGACCCCTTCGTCCTTCTGCTGATGCGGGGGCGCGGCGAGCGCACGCTCCTGGAGCAGTTGCAGGAGCGCAGTGCGGCACGGGCCGCCGCCCCGTCCGCTCGGGGCGGGGAGGAGACGGGCGGCGGGTTCGACGGGGCCGGCGGGATGCCCGGCGTGTCGGCCGAGGAGGTGTTCGCTGCGGCCTTCCTCGTACCGCCGCTGCCCGCCCCTCCGGCCGTCCCGGCCGCGCCGGGGCGGTCGCCGTCCCTGGACACGGACACGCCGCCGGAGCCGGGCGTCGATCCGGCGGCCCTCGAGTTCCTGGCGCAGGACGCGGCGACGCGCGCGTACCGACTGCTCGGCGCGGTGCTGGGGGCCGGTGGCGCGCACGGGACCACGGCTGATCCGATCGAGGCTCCGCCGACCGTCGCTCAGGACGCGGTCAGGCTGGCGGCGGGCGCTCCCGTTCCGTGGATCGCGGGGCGCCTCGCCTCCGGTTCGGGAAGGTCGCTGACGGAGCTGGACCTGGCCACGCGCGCGTGGCGGTTCGGGGGCGCCGCCGCCCTCGCCGTACTGGAGGAGGAGTGGACACCGGACGCGGAGGCGCTCGACCGGGCCGGGGCCCGGCTCGCGGGGGCCTGGGCGGACGACGAGCGGCCGGTGCTGCGGCGCGCGGGCGGTGCGCGGTGGACGGTCGTGGGCGCGGAGGCGCAGCTGCGGCTCGGCGAGGACGGTCGCTGGTGGCCGTACCGGAAGGCCGGGGCCCGCTGGTCCCCGGCCGGCCCGGCGGACCGTGACCCGGCGGCGGCCCTGGCGACGGCGTTCGCCGCCGGTGCTACTGGAGGCGGTGGCTGA
- a CDS encoding tannase/feruloyl esterase family alpha/beta hydrolase, whose amino-acid sequence MRLFPGVSLFAALLTGVTVLGPASPAGAEAPAASRCARQDRVHVPGAERQQSACLDDLTTTGLAGTPYTDLADQAGLASKATRNPSGVPGVQIDGYFPDDSRLNATHGWAHDAQFVIRLPDHWNGGLVVTGAPGSRRQYSTDALISDQVLARGFAYAATDKGNTGPDFFTDGQEPGDAVAEWNRRVTELTRAAKKVVRQRYGHAPERTYMTGISNAGYLTRWQLENRPELYDGGVDWEGVLWTTRGPNLLTSLPVTVARTQGLATDEDLIAAGFAPGSRFLWPYHEKAYWGLTQKLFRAEFDPSYDPACPGSTAGGTVEQIFAPCASDASYDYASRPASVHRAVAKVALTGRIGKPLITLHGDLDTLLPISTDSDVYARMIDERGRGGLHRYYTVQDGTHTDGLYDTYPDRLRPILPCYRSAFDALTRWVEKGTTPPADRTIARPTSGDVVNSCALEG is encoded by the coding sequence ATGCGCCTGTTCCCAGGCGTCTCCCTGTTCGCCGCGCTCCTCACCGGGGTGACCGTCCTCGGCCCCGCGAGCCCCGCCGGGGCCGAGGCGCCCGCCGCCTCGCGCTGTGCGCGTCAGGACCGGGTCCATGTGCCCGGCGCCGAGCGTCAGCAGTCCGCCTGTCTGGACGACCTGACGACCACCGGGCTCGCCGGCACCCCGTACACCGACCTGGCCGACCAGGCCGGTCTGGCCTCGAAGGCGACCCGTAACCCCTCGGGAGTACCGGGCGTCCAGATCGACGGCTACTTCCCCGACGACTCCCGCCTCAACGCCACCCACGGCTGGGCCCATGACGCGCAGTTCGTCATCCGGCTGCCCGACCACTGGAACGGCGGGCTCGTCGTCACCGGCGCCCCGGGCTCACGCCGCCAGTACTCCACGGACGCGCTGATCTCCGACCAGGTGCTCGCCCGGGGCTTCGCCTACGCCGCCACCGACAAGGGCAACACCGGACCTGACTTCTTCACCGACGGACAGGAGCCCGGCGACGCGGTCGCCGAGTGGAACCGCCGGGTGACCGAGCTGACGCGGGCCGCCAAGAAGGTCGTACGGCAGCGCTACGGCCACGCTCCGGAGCGCACGTACATGACCGGCATCTCCAACGCCGGCTACCTCACGCGCTGGCAGCTGGAGAACCGGCCCGAGCTGTACGACGGCGGGGTCGACTGGGAGGGCGTGCTGTGGACGACGCGCGGCCCGAACCTGCTGACGAGCCTGCCGGTGACGGTGGCCAGGACCCAGGGCCTCGCCACCGACGAGGACCTGATCGCGGCGGGCTTCGCGCCCGGCTCGCGCTTCCTGTGGCCGTACCACGAGAAGGCCTACTGGGGGCTGACGCAGAAGCTCTTCCGGGCCGAGTTCGACCCCTCGTACGACCCGGCCTGCCCGGGCTCCACGGCCGGTGGGACCGTGGAGCAGATCTTCGCGCCCTGCGCCTCGGACGCCTCCTACGACTACGCCTCCCGGCCCGCGTCCGTCCACCGCGCGGTCGCGAAGGTCGCGCTCACCGGACGGATCGGCAAACCGCTCATCACGCTCCACGGCGACCTGGACACACTGCTGCCGATCTCCACGGACTCCGATGTGTACGCGCGGATGATCGACGAGCGGGGCCGGGGCGGGCTGCACCGCTACTACACGGTGCAGGACGGGACGCACACGGACGGCCTCTACGACACCTATCCGGACCGGCTGCGACCGATCCTGCCGTGCTACCGCTCCGCGTTCGACGCCCTGACCCGCTGGGTGGAGAAGGGCACGACGCCGCCCGCGGACCGTACGATCGCGCGGCCCACGAGCGGTGACGTCGTCAACTCCTGCGCTCTGGAGGGGTGA
- a CDS encoding class I SAM-dependent methyltransferase, which translates to MSDDPTHVREFFGARAADWDSRFPDDGPAYAAAVDDIGLRPGDAVLDAGCGTGRALPPLRAAVGPSGTVLGADLTPEMIERAVSAGRGGESGGTLLLADVGRLPVRDGALDAVFGAGLISHLAEPVADLRELARVVRPGGKLALFHPIGRAALAARHGRQVTPDDLRAEPRLRRVLAEAGWRLVSYVDEDARYLALAVRED; encoded by the coding sequence ATGAGCGACGACCCCACACATGTACGAGAGTTCTTCGGCGCCCGCGCCGCCGACTGGGACAGCCGGTTCCCCGACGACGGCCCCGCCTACGCCGCGGCCGTGGACGACATCGGCCTTCGCCCCGGCGACGCCGTGCTGGACGCCGGATGCGGCACCGGCCGCGCGCTCCCGCCGCTCCGTGCCGCCGTCGGCCCCTCCGGAACGGTACTCGGGGCCGACCTCACGCCCGAGATGATCGAACGGGCCGTCAGCGCCGGACGCGGCGGAGAGTCCGGCGGGACGCTGCTGCTCGCCGATGTCGGCCGGCTGCCGGTGCGCGACGGAGCACTCGACGCCGTCTTCGGGGCGGGCCTCATCTCGCACCTCGCGGAGCCCGTCGCCGATCTGCGGGAACTCGCCAGGGTCGTACGCCCCGGAGGCAAGCTCGCGCTGTTCCACCCGATCGGGCGAGCCGCCCTCGCGGCCCGCCACGGCCGGCAGGTCACGCCGGACGACCTGCGCGCCGAGCCCCGGCTGCGCCGGGTGCTCGCCGAGGCCGGCTGGCGACTCGTCAGCTACGTCGACGAGGACGCCCGCTATCTGGCCCTCGCCGTACGCGAGGACTGA
- a CDS encoding MOSC domain-containing protein, with protein MSSGTVTTVSSNGTYAFTKPNRDGITLLAGLGVEGDVHAGVTVKHRSRVAQDPTQPNLRQVHLIHAELFDEVAGAGFEVAPGDLGENVTTRGIDLLALPTGTLLHLGAEAVVEVTGLRNPCAQIDNFQHGLLKQVIGRDEGGQIVRKAGIMGVVLTGGEVRPGDPIRAELPAEPHRPLERV; from the coding sequence ATGAGCAGCGGCACCGTCACCACGGTCAGCAGCAACGGCACGTACGCGTTCACCAAGCCCAACAGGGACGGCATCACCCTCCTCGCCGGGCTCGGCGTGGAGGGCGACGTCCACGCGGGCGTGACCGTGAAGCACCGGTCCCGTGTCGCTCAGGACCCCACCCAGCCCAACCTGCGGCAGGTGCACCTCATCCACGCCGAGCTCTTCGACGAGGTCGCCGGCGCGGGCTTCGAGGTCGCCCCCGGCGACCTCGGCGAGAACGTCACGACCCGGGGGATCGACCTCCTCGCCCTGCCCACCGGCACCCTCCTGCACCTGGGCGCGGAGGCCGTCGTCGAGGTCACAGGACTGCGCAACCCCTGCGCGCAGATCGACAACTTCCAGCACGGTCTGCTCAAGCAGGTCATCGGCCGCGACGAGGGCGGCCAGATCGTGCGCAAGGCGGGCATCATGGGCGTCGTGCTCACGGGCGGGGAGGTGCGGCCCGGCGACCCGATCCGGGCCGAGCTGCCGGCCGAGCCGCACCGCCCGCTGGAGCGGGTCTGA
- a CDS encoding fatty acid desaturase, producing the protein MSQATVLPPAAAPVAAPARARGGSEFSPLLRTVREQGLLEHRPGWYARGIVVNLLGIAAVVAGLALTGPSWWALLLAVPLALFSARAAFVGHDAGHAQITADRRASRILQLVHANLLLGMSREWWNDKHNRHHANPNHLDKDPDVVADILVFAEHQTAGRTGLRGFLTRHQAWLFFPLTTLEGIALKVYGIQSLLAKDGPCRTRRERLVEGALLLAHFAGYATLLLTLLTPVQALVFALVHQMLLGVHLGMAFAPNHKGMDRPDEHEDGDSWGHLRRQVLTSRNIRGGALTDWFLGGLNYQVEHHLFPSMPRPNLRLAQPAVRAHCAALGVPYTETGFVDSYRQALGHLHEVGAPLRSGAAE; encoded by the coding sequence ATGTCCCAGGCCACCGTCCTGCCCCCGGCCGCCGCACCCGTCGCGGCGCCCGCCCGCGCCCGGGGCGGCAGCGAGTTCAGCCCGCTCCTGCGGACGGTCAGGGAACAGGGTCTCCTCGAACACCGACCCGGCTGGTACGCCCGCGGCATCGTCGTCAATCTCCTCGGCATCGCCGCCGTGGTGGCCGGACTCGCCCTGACCGGGCCTTCCTGGTGGGCGCTGCTGCTCGCCGTCCCCCTCGCCCTGTTCTCCGCCCGCGCCGCCTTCGTCGGTCACGACGCCGGCCACGCCCAGATCACCGCCGACCGCAGGGCGAGCCGGATCCTCCAGCTCGTCCACGCCAACCTCCTCCTCGGCATGAGCCGGGAGTGGTGGAACGACAAGCACAACCGCCACCACGCCAACCCCAACCACCTCGACAAGGACCCGGACGTCGTCGCCGACATCCTGGTCTTCGCCGAGCACCAGACGGCGGGCCGCACGGGTCTGCGCGGGTTCCTCACCCGCCATCAGGCCTGGCTGTTCTTCCCGCTGACCACTCTGGAGGGCATCGCGCTCAAGGTGTACGGGATCCAGTCCCTGCTCGCGAAGGACGGCCCGTGCCGCACCCGGCGCGAGCGACTGGTCGAAGGGGCCCTGCTCCTCGCCCACTTCGCCGGATACGCGACGCTGCTCCTCACGCTCCTGACGCCCGTCCAGGCCCTCGTCTTCGCCCTCGTCCACCAGATGCTCCTGGGCGTGCACCTCGGCATGGCCTTCGCCCCGAACCACAAGGGAATGGACCGGCCGGACGAGCACGAGGACGGCGACAGCTGGGGCCATCTGCGCCGCCAGGTGCTCACCTCGCGCAACATCCGGGGCGGCGCCCTGACCGACTGGTTCCTCGGCGGGCTCAACTACCAGGTGGAGCACCACCTGTTCCCGAGCATGCCGCGCCCGAACCTCCGCCTGGCGCAGCCGGCCGTGCGCGCCCACTGTGCCGCGCTGGGCGTCCCGTACACGGAGACCGGTTTCGTGGACTCGTACCGCCAGGCCCTCGGCCATCTGCACGAGGTGGGCGCGCCGCTCCGCTCCGGGGCCGCCGAGTAG